From the genome of Mycoplasma anserisalpingitidis, one region includes:
- the rpsT gene encoding 30S ribosomal protein S20, producing the protein MANIKSKVKNIAKIEKARARNAAMKSRVRKAIRAAREAVIAKDEKAAQLVQNAHSIIAKAVQKGVFHPNKGARKQSRLDEFINKNK; encoded by the coding sequence ATGGCAAATATTAAATCTAAAGTTAAGAACATTGCTAAGATTGAAAAAGCTAGAGCTAGAAATGCAGCTATGAAATCACGTGTTAGAAAAGCTATCCGTGCAGCTCGTGAAGCAGTTATTGCTAAAGATGAAAAAGCAGCACAATTAGTTCAAAATGCTCACTCAATCATTGCTAAAGCAGTTCAAAAAGGTGTTTTCCACCCAAATAAAGGTGCAAGAAAACAATCAAGACTTGATGAATTTATAAACAAAAACAAATAG
- a CDS encoding type III pantothenate kinase translates to MKQIKYLVVDIGNSNCKINVINQDFKILDNVKIVKIKKYDVNLVVENISKLVIKHKISIGLIGSVVLNLTKKIITQIKKENMGIRLFDMEEFRECISYKIDSNLLKQKGIDLIANSEYLSQSFDGEETKGLFLFGTATVFIALKNNSYYEVAITLGLARTIINLIKNASILNKRYYKQISNMSNKEVIAFAKTVIPNIYRGSIISLEGFITECKNIYLNNKNTYFISGGDANLISQNFHQFIEEETTSKGYLLMYKNYKKIHTNQ, encoded by the coding sequence ATGAAGCAAATAAAATATTTAGTTGTTGATATTGGAAATTCAAATTGTAAAATTAATGTAATTAACCAAGATTTTAAAATTTTAGATAACGTTAAAATAGTTAAAATTAAAAAATATGATGTTAATTTAGTTGTTGAAAATATCTCTAAATTAGTTATAAAACACAAAATTTCTATTGGATTAATCGGTTCAGTGGTACTAAATTTAACTAAAAAAATAATTACTCAAATCAAAAAAGAAAATATGGGCATTAGATTATTTGATATGGAAGAATTCCGTGAATGCATCAGTTATAAAATAGATAGTAACTTACTGAAACAAAAAGGAATTGATTTAATTGCTAATAGTGAATATTTAAGTCAAAGTTTTGATGGAGAAGAAACTAAAGGACTATTTTTATTTGGTACTGCCACAGTTTTTATTGCTTTAAAAAATAACTCATATTATGAAGTCGCTATCACTTTAGGCCTAGCTAGAACAATTATCAATTTAATTAAAAATGCATCTATATTAAATAAAAGATATTACAAGCAAATTTCGAATATGAGTAATAAAGAAGTAATAGCATTTGCAAAAACAGTTATACCAAATATTTATAGAGGTTCAATAATCAGTTTAGAAGGTTTTATAACTGAATGCAAAAATATTTATTTAAATAATAAAAACACTTATTTTATAAGTGGTGGTGATGCTAATCTTATAAGCCAAAATTTTCACCAATTCATTGAGGAAGAAACTACTTCTAAAGGTTATTTATTGATGTACAAAAATTATAAAAAAATACACACTAATCAATAG
- the coaBC gene encoding bifunctional phosphopantothenoylcysteine decarboxylase/phosphopantothenate--cysteine ligase CoaBC, protein MKILILSSASIALKKTNELIKIFSQNGHEVKYCLTNNALKMNLVELNENYVDDDSYSELTTKHIQLAKWADKIIVYPATFNTINKLANGITDNFVMSILSLGFFNKTIICPAMNFRMFDNEILQSNINALKNLGVTFVGPEYGKLYCGDEGYGRVVEVNDLFNFVIKKPIKKLLITLGYTEVKLDDVRTVSVRSSGKMGLSLINELKYFFDLTVINANLPELNKYINNDIKIINVSTVEQYFNAVKENIVSQDIYLSVAAVSDLIFDKFDGKIKKDTTINFTYKIGVDVLKWVSETYPEKIKIGFALESSKNLENGLKKLNGKNLDMLILNSKEALKSSLTSGFILTKNNNIEFDNLTKEELASKIASEIKVWSK, encoded by the coding sequence GTGAAAATTTTAATTTTGTCTAGCGCAAGTATTGCCTTAAAAAAGACAAATGAATTAATAAAAATCTTTAGTCAGAATGGTCATGAAGTTAAATATTGCTTAACTAATAATGCACTGAAGATGAATTTAGTTGAATTAAATGAAAATTATGTTGATGATGACAGTTACTCTGAATTAACTACTAAACACATTCAACTAGCAAAATGAGCTGATAAAATTATTGTTTATCCAGCTACTTTTAATACTATAAATAAATTAGCTAATGGAATAACTGATAATTTTGTAATGTCGATTTTATCACTAGGATTCTTTAATAAAACAATTATTTGTCCAGCGATGAATTTTAGAATGTTTGATAATGAAATATTACAATCAAATATTAATGCATTAAAAAATTTAGGTGTAACATTTGTTGGACCTGAGTATGGCAAATTGTACTGTGGTGACGAAGGTTATGGAAGAGTTGTTGAAGTAAACGATTTATTTAACTTCGTTATTAAAAAACCAATTAAAAAATTATTAATTACTTTAGGTTACACAGAAGTTAAATTAGATGATGTAAGAACCGTTTCGGTACGTTCATCAGGAAAAATGGGATTATCATTAATTAATGAATTAAAATATTTTTTCGATTTAACAGTAATAAATGCAAATTTACCTGAATTGAACAAATATATAAATAATGATATTAAAATTATCAATGTTTCTACTGTTGAACAGTATTTCAATGCCGTAAAAGAAAATATTGTATCTCAAGATATTTACTTATCGGTAGCTGCAGTTAGTGATTTAATTTTTGATAAGTTTGATGGAAAAATTAAAAAAGATACAACAATTAATTTCACTTATAAAATAGGAGTTGATGTACTTAAATGAGTTTCAGAAACTTATCCAGAAAAAATCAAAATTGGATTTGCTCTTGAAAGTAGCAAGAACCTTGAAAATGGACTAAAAAAATTAAATGGCAAAAACCTTGATATGTTAATATTAAATTCTAAGGAAGCATTAAAATCATCTTTAACTTCAGGATTTATTTTAACCAAAAATAATAACATTGAATTCGATAATTTAACTAAAGAAGAATTAGCATCAAAAATAGCAAGTGAAATAAAAGTATGAAGCAAATAA
- the upp gene encoding uracil phosphoribosyltransferase produces the protein MLKVLEHPLIKIKLTNMRDKNANHSRFRRNLNEIAMLMVYEILRDYKTKTKVITTPLEKEYNGFTYDKEIVIVPILRAGLGMVEGLLELVPEARVGHIGLYRDEKTFQAKEYYYKMPEVAKDSQIFVVDPMLATGGSAADSIERLQKDGFTNIKLVCLVGVKEGVEHIEKKFGKDFMIYLASLDEKLNDHKYIEPGLGDAGDRIFGSK, from the coding sequence ATGTTAAAAGTTTTAGAACACCCATTGATCAAAATTAAATTAACAAATATGAGAGATAAAAATGCAAATCACTCTCGTTTTAGAAGAAATTTAAATGAAATTGCAATGCTTATGGTTTATGAAATCTTAAGAGATTACAAGACCAAAACTAAAGTAATCACAACTCCACTAGAAAAAGAATACAATGGATTTACTTATGATAAAGAAATTGTTATAGTACCTATTTTAAGAGCAGGATTAGGTATGGTTGAAGGTCTTCTTGAATTAGTTCCTGAAGCTAGAGTTGGGCACATCGGTCTTTATAGAGATGAAAAAACTTTTCAAGCTAAAGAGTATTACTATAAAATGCCTGAAGTTGCAAAAGATAGTCAAATTTTTGTTGTTGATCCTATGCTTGCTACAGGTGGTAGTGCTGCAGATTCAATCGAAAGACTTCAAAAAGATGGTTTTACAAATATTAAATTGGTTTGTTTAGTTGGTGTAAAAGAAGGTGTTGAACATATTGAGAAAAAATTTGGTAAAGATTTTATGATTTACTTAGCTTCACTTGATGAAAAGTTAAATGATCATAAATATATTGAACCAGGTCTTGGTGATGCAGGTGATAGAATTTTTGGGAGCAAATAG
- a CDS encoding 16S rRNA (uracil(1498)-N(3))-methyltransferase, which translates to MNRFFAVEKQGNKLYFDEKTLKHFKVLRLENKEIIGVYEGKFYLSGLNGNIAEIKEEINENHEFNFKVKLGVSLIKLERFEWLIEKAVELGATEIIPFISTHTNSEIAKFKFNKKIDRFNEIMFNAAQQSYRNISIKLSKLRTFDEIINEDAKIKIIAHEKVDNSFIEQKINKDVLFLIGPEGGFSDTEVEKAIGKGFQCVSLGKRILRAETAAIYLLSQIEVGNE; encoded by the coding sequence ATGAATAGATTTTTTGCTGTTGAAAAACAAGGAAATAAGTTGTATTTTGATGAAAAAACATTAAAACATTTTAAGGTTTTAAGGCTAGAAAACAAAGAAATTATCGGAGTTTATGAAGGTAAATTTTATTTAAGTGGTTTAAATGGAAATATTGCTGAAATAAAAGAAGAAATTAATGAAAACCATGAATTTAACTTTAAAGTAAAGTTAGGAGTTTCACTTATAAAATTAGAACGCTTTGAATGGTTAATAGAAAAAGCTGTTGAACTTGGTGCAACTGAAATTATTCCCTTTATTTCGACTCATACTAATAGCGAAATAGCTAAATTTAAATTTAATAAAAAGATTGATCGATTCAATGAAATAATGTTTAATGCTGCCCAACAGTCATATAGAAACATAAGTATTAAATTAAGTAAACTAAGAACTTTTGACGAAATTATAAACGAAGATGCAAAAATTAAAATTATTGCTCATGAAAAAGTTGATAATTCTTTTATTGAACAAAAAATAAATAAAGATGTTTTATTTTTGATTGGACCAGAAGGTGGTTTTAGTGATACTGAAGTAGAAAAAGCAATCGGTAAAGGATTTCAATGTGTTTCTCTAGGAAAGAGAATTTTACGTGCTGAAACAGCAGCGATTTATTTGCTAAGTCAGATTGAGGTTGGTAATGAATAA
- a CDS encoding ABC transporter ATP-binding protein yields the protein MHHSSSRTAKRAPIQKGMFKALLKYIFKANKVLYPLAVLLNLFSSFTLILAQMFIGVVVVGWFLDPWLKALSTDPNAAFNWAEFNKYVIIYISILVLTLAAMLASQRIMANITHNTLKKLRDELYTSVQKKPVRFFDTTQDGEIMGYFINDIELIKTMIQSIPDIVQAIFTVIVSLVFMFIQSWSLTIVAIFLVGLIMLVMQIIVKFSSKYFVRTQTSLGNTNAYINEMIDGLRVVKVFNYEHKSLEKFDKLNQELYENDRISKNLSNILMPIAINMGNINYAILGLLGSLMIVNSTALNTYGLALSIGTLISFLQLARSFTQPISSISQNVGSILMALSGFQRVKNVLDLPDEIDEGQIVSVYGILDENNNIIEVTETERNNNPESKKYWKINNNGVISYIPCSTKGVILENVNFSYNKNKPILKNINLTVKPGQKIAIVGPTGAGKTTITNLLNRFYDIDSGNIYIDGINIRDINKKDLREKIGVVLQDTYLFSDTVRNNISYGRENATIEEIIEAAKVANADSFINLMSKGYDTYLESAGANLSQGQRQLLSIARVACCNPDILILDEATSNIDTKTEKEIQKALSNLMKDKTSFIIAHRLSTVRNADVILVLKDGEINEIGTHDELIKNRGLYYALYTGNLELS from the coding sequence ATGCATCATTCTTCTAGTAGAACAGCAAAAAGAGCTCCGATTCAAAAAGGAATGTTCAAAGCTTTATTAAAATATATTTTTAAAGCTAATAAAGTTTTATATCCATTAGCAGTTTTATTAAACTTATTTTCTTCGTTTACTTTAATTCTTGCACAAATGTTTATTGGGGTTGTGGTCGTTGGTTGATTTTTAGACCCATGACTTAAAGCTTTATCAACTGATCCTAACGCAGCCTTTAATTGAGCAGAATTTAATAAATATGTAATTATTTATATCTCAATTTTAGTTTTAACTCTTGCTGCTATGTTAGCTTCTCAAAGAATTATGGCTAACATTACTCATAATACTCTTAAAAAATTAAGAGATGAATTATATACTTCAGTACAGAAAAAACCTGTTAGATTCTTTGACACAACTCAAGATGGCGAAATTATGGGATATTTCATTAATGATATTGAGTTAATTAAAACAATGATTCAATCAATTCCTGATATTGTTCAAGCTATTTTTACAGTTATTGTTTCGCTTGTATTTATGTTTATTCAAAGCTGATCATTAACAATTGTTGCAATATTCCTTGTTGGATTAATCATGCTTGTAATGCAAATTATTGTTAAATTTTCAAGTAAGTACTTTGTTAGAACTCAAACTAGTTTAGGAAATACTAATGCTTACATCAACGAAATGATTGATGGATTAAGAGTTGTTAAAGTGTTTAATTATGAACATAAATCACTTGAAAAATTTGATAAATTAAATCAAGAATTGTATGAAAATGACAGAATTAGTAAGAATTTAAGTAACATATTAATGCCTATTGCAATTAATATGGGAAACATAAATTATGCTATTTTAGGACTTCTTGGTTCATTAATGATTGTTAATTCAACTGCATTAAATACTTATGGATTAGCACTAAGTATCGGTACACTTATTTCATTCTTACAATTAGCTAGAAGCTTTACTCAACCAATTAGTTCAATTTCACAAAATGTCGGTTCGATCTTAATGGCTCTTAGTGGTTTCCAAAGAGTTAAAAATGTTTTGGATTTACCTGATGAAATTGATGAAGGGCAAATTGTTTCAGTTTACGGAATTTTAGATGAAAACAATAATATTATTGAAGTTACTGAAACTGAAAGAAATAATAATCCAGAAAGCAAAAAATACTGAAAAATAAATAATAATGGTGTGATTAGTTATATTCCATGTTCAACTAAAGGTGTTATTCTAGAAAATGTAAACTTTAGTTACAACAAAAATAAACCAATATTAAAGAACATTAATTTAACTGTAAAACCAGGTCAAAAAATCGCTATTGTTGGACCTACCGGTGCTGGTAAAACGACTATTACAAACTTATTAAATAGATTTTACGATATTGATTCAGGAAATATTTATATCGATGGAATTAATATAAGAGATATTAATAAAAAAGATCTACGTGAAAAAATTGGAGTAGTACTTCAAGATACTTATCTTTTCAGTGACACAGTAAGAAATAATATTTCGTATGGTAGAGAAAATGCTACTATTGAAGAAATTATTGAAGCAGCCAAAGTTGCTAATGCTGATTCATTTATAAACTTAATGAGCAAAGGTTATGATACTTACCTTGAATCTGCCGGAGCAAATTTAAGTCAAGGTCAAAGACAATTATTAAGTATTGCTAGAGTTGCTTGTTGTAATCCAGATATTTTAATTCTTGATGAAGCTACAAGTAATATTGATACCAAAACTGAAAAAGAAATTCAAAAAGCATTAAGCAATTTAATGAAAGACAAAACAAGTTTTATTATTGCCCACAGATTAAGCACTGTTAGAAATGCAGACGTTATTTTAGTTCTTAAAGACGGTGAAATAAACGAAATCGGAACTCATGATGAATTAATCAAAAACCGTGGTTTATATTACGCTTTATACACTGGAAATCTTGAATTATCTTAG
- a CDS encoding ABC transporter ATP-binding protein — MTIRQIAKRTWLESTISIVFITIEVICQILIPTFMANLIDQGIQSQNQLEIYKWSGLIFLFAILSLICGAISGVFASKASGMLARDLRYELFQKIQNFSFGNIDKFSTGSLIIRLTNDITNIRMAYMNIIRTMVRGPIMLIGAVILGFINSTKLAWILLVALVIMGTVFTVIFWIVYPKFKKSLEVMDQFNSKVQENLSAIKTIKSFNKEKHEFTNFEKFTLKLRDILMRNDKTIAWGQFTFLGLIFLSSLLISYLTTQNIVSTHGSGDLTIGILTSFVSYLWQVMISLMMIVMVAASIIFARAGAARIAEVLSEESTIQNVASPIKELKNFDIKYENVFLKYHENDENYTLKNINLEIKEGQTIGIVGSTGSGKSSLIQLLPRLYDITEGKLTIGGIEVKDYDLEFLRDNVSMVLQKNVLFSGTLRENMQWGDPNVTDDEIEEVLRISSAHDFVFSKEEGLDQRVAQKGNNYSGGQKQRLCIARALIKKPKILIMDDSTSAVDTKTDKQIRMALRNNLPNTTKIIIAHRISSIETADKIIVMKKGEISGFGTHQELLENNEFYAGLYNSQNGGK, encoded by the coding sequence ATGACAATAAGACAAATTGCTAAACGTACTTGGCTTGAATCTACCATTTCTATTGTTTTTATTACTATAGAAGTTATTTGCCAAATTTTGATTCCTACCTTTATGGCTAACTTAATCGATCAAGGAATTCAATCTCAAAATCAACTTGAAATTTATAAATGAAGTGGATTGATATTTCTCTTCGCAATTCTGTCTTTAATTTGTGGTGCAATTTCAGGAGTTTTCGCTTCCAAAGCTTCAGGAATGTTGGCTAGAGATTTAAGATATGAATTATTCCAAAAAATTCAAAACTTTTCATTTGGAAATATAGACAAATTTAGCACAGGAAGCTTAATTATTAGGTTAACAAATGATATTACTAATATAAGAATGGCTTATATGAACATAATTCGTACTATGGTTCGTGGTCCAATTATGCTTATTGGTGCAGTTATTTTAGGATTTATTAACAGTACAAAATTAGCTTGAATTTTACTAGTTGCTCTTGTAATAATGGGAACAGTATTTACTGTTATTTTCTGAATTGTATATCCAAAATTCAAAAAATCATTAGAAGTAATGGATCAATTTAACAGTAAAGTTCAGGAAAACTTAAGTGCTATCAAAACTATTAAATCATTCAATAAAGAAAAACATGAATTTACTAATTTTGAAAAATTTACATTAAAATTAAGAGATATTTTGATGAGAAATGACAAAACCATTGCATGAGGTCAATTTACATTTTTAGGATTAATTTTCCTCTCATCATTATTAATTTCTTATTTAACAACACAAAATATTGTTTCAACTCACGGCAGTGGCGATTTAACAATCGGTATTCTTACATCTTTTGTTTCATACTTATGACAAGTTATGATTTCATTAATGATGATTGTTATGGTTGCAGCTTCAATCATTTTTGCTAGAGCTGGAGCTGCTCGTATTGCTGAAGTTCTTTCTGAAGAAAGTACCATTCAAAATGTCGCAAGCCCTATTAAAGAGTTAAAAAACTTTGATATTAAATATGAAAATGTATTTCTTAAATATCATGAAAATGATGAGAATTACACCCTTAAAAATATTAATTTAGAAATTAAAGAAGGTCAAACAATTGGAATTGTTGGATCAACAGGTTCAGGAAAAAGCTCATTAATTCAACTTCTACCTAGACTTTATGATATTACCGAAGGAAAATTAACAATTGGTGGAATTGAAGTTAAAGATTATGATTTAGAATTCCTTAGGGATAATGTTTCAATGGTTTTACAAAAGAACGTTCTTTTTAGCGGAACCCTTAGAGAAAACATGCAATGAGGCGATCCTAATGTTACTGATGATGAGATTGAGGAGGTGCTTAGAATATCAAGTGCACATGACTTTGTATTCTCAAAAGAAGAAGGTTTAGATCAACGTGTTGCTCAAAAAGGAAACAATTACTCTGGTGGACAAAAACAAAGACTTTGCATCGCTAGAGCTTTAATTAAAAAACCAAAAATCTTAATTATGGATGACTCAACTAGTGCGGTGGACACTAAAACTGATAAACAAATTAGAATGGCACTAAGAAACAACTTACCAAATACTACAAAGATTATTATTGCCCACAGAATTAGTTCAATCGAAACTGCAGATAAAATTATTGTTATGAAAAAAGGTGAGATCAGTGGATTTGGCACTCACCAAGAACTTCTTGAAAACAATGAGTTTTACGCTGGATTATATAATTCTCAAAATGGAGGTAAATAA
- a CDS encoding MAG3450 family membrane protein — MNKITEKSKQLNQYIFITICIVLPAITFWIIGTDDFKLRVFPQKFLWIALTTNIICVLIIWVVLLWFNKIKSDSFGIVGSLLAAFFFILGFNELKSTLRIVMLIPIIVISLLSFYISSIIEDYLMNRKKKYK, encoded by the coding sequence ATGAATAAAATAACTGAAAAAAGTAAACAATTAAACCAATATATATTTATAACAATCTGCATAGTTTTGCCTGCAATAACATTCTGAATTATCGGAACTGACGACTTTAAATTGAGAGTATTTCCACAGAAATTTCTCTGAATTGCTTTAACCACCAATATAATTTGTGTTTTAATTATATGAGTGGTTCTGCTTTGATTTAATAAAATCAAAAGTGACAGTTTTGGGATAGTTGGCTCATTGTTGGCAGCTTTTTTCTTTATTTTAGGTTTTAATGAACTTAAAAGTACTTTGAGAATTGTTATGCTAATACCAATTATTGTTATTTCATTGTTGAGTTTTTATATTTCAAGCATTATCGAAGATTACTTAATGAATAGAAAGAAAAAATATAAATAA
- the thrS gene encoding threonine--tRNA ligase, with amino-acid sequence MKANKQLNHTTSHLLGAAVEKLYPNVKLGFGPATDEGFYYDFEFENPISDTELNKIEKLMKKLASRNLVMKQVSINEYSFENKPYKKELYEELKAKGADITFYALVDPLNNETVFVDLCAGNHVEDTKKIKHFKLLSLAGAYWRGNSDNIQLTRIYGTSWESSDELNQYLEILKDRKERDHRKIGKELKLFAFNRLGGQGLPFWLEDGMHIHNEIRNLILKMDRKYGFTEVLTPHFGEEELYRRSGHLAHYKDDMFSAMVVENERLIPRPMTCPHHIICYNMEKRSYRDLPIRYSEQSQLYRYEKSGALTGLERVRGMLLTEGHLFLRKDQIKDEFKLMYSQIKETLELFKLNISYISLSLRDKNNKEKYYDDDHMWNSSENQLREVLNELGVEYEEKIGEAAFYGPKMDIQIFTALGHEVTISTLQLDFLLPEKFDLSFINKNNENERPVMLHRGLIGTYERFVATMLEQTKGNLPFWLAPKQITILPVNEKVNLDYAKEIRDLLFNLEFRVKIDDREERISKKMREAQMSKSKFQLILGDEEQKNRTISYREYGKTETKTVSIDEFVLLITKLKANYE; translated from the coding sequence ATGAAAGCAAATAAGCAATTAAACCATACAACAAGCCACTTGCTTGGTGCTGCAGTAGAAAAATTATATCCAAACGTTAAACTTGGTTTTGGACCTGCTACAGATGAAGGATTTTACTACGACTTTGAATTTGAAAATCCAATCAGTGATACCGAATTAAACAAAATTGAAAAATTAATGAAAAAATTAGCTTCAAGAAACTTAGTTATGAAGCAAGTAAGTATTAATGAATACAGTTTTGAAAACAAACCATACAAAAAAGAACTTTATGAAGAACTTAAAGCTAAAGGTGCTGATATTACTTTTTATGCTTTAGTTGATCCACTTAATAACGAAACAGTTTTTGTTGATCTTTGTGCTGGAAACCATGTGGAAGATACCAAAAAAATTAAACACTTCAAACTTCTTTCTCTTGCTGGTGCATACTGAAGAGGAAATTCAGATAATATTCAATTAACCAGAATTTATGGTACTTCTTGAGAGTCAAGTGATGAATTGAATCAATACTTAGAAATCCTTAAAGATAGAAAAGAAAGAGATCATAGAAAAATTGGTAAAGAGTTAAAACTTTTTGCATTCAATCGTCTTGGTGGACAAGGTCTTCCATTCTGACTTGAAGATGGAATGCACATCCACAATGAAATTAGAAATTTAATTTTAAAAATGGATCGTAAATACGGATTTACTGAAGTGTTAACTCCACATTTTGGTGAAGAAGAACTTTACAGACGTTCAGGACATTTAGCCCACTATAAAGATGATATGTTTAGTGCAATGGTTGTTGAAAATGAAAGACTTATTCCACGACCAATGACTTGTCCACACCACATTATTTGTTATAACATGGAAAAACGTTCATACCGTGATTTGCCTATAAGATATAGTGAACAATCTCAGTTATATCGTTATGAAAAATCTGGAGCATTAACTGGACTTGAACGTGTTAGAGGAATGCTTTTAACTGAAGGACACTTATTTTTAAGAAAAGATCAAATTAAAGATGAGTTCAAATTAATGTACTCACAAATTAAAGAAACATTAGAACTTTTTAAACTTAATATTAGTTATATTTCACTTAGTTTAAGAGATAAAAACAATAAAGAAAAATACTATGATGATGATCACATGTGAAACTCTTCTGAAAACCAACTTCGTGAAGTATTGAATGAACTAGGTGTTGAATACGAAGAAAAAATAGGTGAAGCAGCTTTCTATGGACCTAAAATGGATATTCAAATTTTTACTGCTTTAGGACATGAAGTTACAATTTCAACTTTACAATTAGACTTTTTACTCCCTGAAAAATTTGATTTAAGTTTCATTAATAAAAATAACGAAAATGAAAGACCTGTTATGTTACACCGTGGATTAATTGGTACATATGAAAGATTCGTAGCTACAATGCTTGAACAAACTAAAGGTAATTTACCATTTTGACTTGCTCCAAAACAAATTACAATTCTTCCTGTAAATGAAAAAGTTAATTTAGATTACGCTAAGGAAATTAGAGATTTATTATTCAATCTTGAATTTAGAGTAAAAATTGATGATCGTGAGGAAAGAATTTCTAAAAAAATGAGAGAAGCTCAAATGTCTAAATCTAAATTTCAATTAATCTTAGGTGATGAAGAACAAAAAAACAGAACCATTTCTTATAGAGAATATGGTAAAACTGAAACTAAAACAGTTTCGATTGATGAATTTGTTTTATTAATTACTAAATTAAAAGCAAATTATGAATAA
- the trpS gene encoding tryptophan--tRNA ligase, whose protein sequence is MDINKKKVLVTGIKPTGDLTLGNYIGALVPFLNLQDKFDECYFFVADLHALTTGDIKPNDLMKNRKDVVALYLACGLDLNKVNIFYQSEVMEHGMMQWLLTCETAIGELERMTQFKDKSQKMVKQANGTEKIPTGLLMYPTLMAGDIILYDADAVPVGEDQTQHLELTRTLIKRINKRYKLNFKTPKSFIPEVGARIKSLSDPTQKMSKSEKGSKSTIYLFDDPKEAYNKILKAVTDSENKIYISEEKQGVLNLLNIYAALKKVSLEESEKHFLDKNYKELKEEVGQLVFDLLTDIQTKYKLALEKVDQITEQGAQKARAVASVNLNKLMKNMGFK, encoded by the coding sequence ATGGACATAAACAAGAAAAAAGTTCTTGTAACAGGAATTAAACCTACAGGTGATTTAACACTAGGAAATTATATAGGTGCTTTAGTTCCTTTTCTTAATTTACAAGATAAATTTGATGAATGTTACTTTTTTGTAGCAGATTTACACGCTTTAACTACTGGTGATATCAAACCAAATGATTTAATGAAAAATAGAAAAGATGTCGTTGCACTTTATTTAGCATGTGGACTTGATTTAAATAAAGTGAATATCTTTTATCAATCTGAAGTTATGGAACATGGAATGATGCAATGATTATTAACTTGTGAAACAGCAATAGGTGAATTAGAAAGAATGACTCAATTCAAAGATAAATCACAAAAAATGGTTAAACAAGCTAATGGAACTGAAAAAATACCTACTGGTTTATTGATGTATCCTACTTTAATGGCTGGTGATATCATTCTTTATGATGCTGATGCTGTTCCAGTGGGTGAAGACCAAACTCAACATCTTGAACTTACACGGACATTAATTAAAAGAATTAATAAACGTTATAAATTAAACTTTAAAACTCCTAAATCATTTATACCTGAAGTTGGAGCTAGAATTAAATCTTTAAGTGATCCCACTCAAAAAATGTCTAAAAGTGAAAAAGGAAGTAAATCAACTATTTATTTATTTGATGATCCTAAAGAGGCTTATAACAAAATTCTTAAAGCGGTAACAGACAGCGAAAATAAAATTTACATTAGCGAAGAAAAACAAGGTGTGCTTAACTTATTAAATATTTATGCTGCTCTTAAAAAGGTATCTCTTGAAGAAAGTGAAAAACACTTTTTAGACAAAAATTACAAAGAATTAAAAGAAGAAGTTGGACAATTAGTGTTTGATTTGTTAACTGATATCCAAACTAAATATAAACTTGCTCTAGAAAAAGTAGACCAAATTACTGAACAAGGTGCGCAAAAAGCTAGAGCCGTAGCTTCAGTAAACTTAAACAAATTAATGAAAAATATGGGATTTAAATAA